From Pseudomonas vanderleydeniana, the proteins below share one genomic window:
- a CDS encoding alpha-L-glutamate ligase-like protein has product MFGLWKTWKALEAKGIMGINRRNADYVLKYNKRSLYPIVDDKIITKERAIAAGIHVPEMYGVISTEKDIDKLDEIIGGRSDFVIKPAQGAGGDGILVIADRFEGRYRTVSGRIISHEEIEHQVSSILTGLYSLGGHRDRALIEYRVTPDQIFRSISYEGVPDIRIIVLMGYPVMAMLRLPTRQSNGKANLHQGAIGVGVDLATGLTLRGTWLNNIISKHPDTTNAVDGVQLPNWDGFMKLAAGCYELCGLGYIGVDMVLDQDKGPLILELNARPGLNIQIANDCGLTTRAQAVEAHLEELAAAGLSETAEERVRFVQGLFGHVAPRNA; this is encoded by the coding sequence ATGTTCGGCCTGTGGAAAACCTGGAAGGCCCTGGAGGCCAAGGGCATCATGGGCATCAACCGGCGTAACGCCGACTATGTGCTCAAGTACAACAAGCGCAGCCTGTACCCGATCGTCGATGACAAGATCATCACCAAGGAACGGGCAATCGCCGCCGGCATCCACGTGCCGGAAATGTATGGCGTGATCTCCACCGAAAAGGACATCGACAAGCTCGACGAAATCATCGGCGGGCGCAGCGACTTCGTCATCAAGCCGGCCCAGGGTGCCGGTGGCGACGGCATCCTGGTGATCGCCGACCGTTTCGAAGGGCGCTACCGGACCGTTTCCGGACGGATCATCAGCCATGAGGAAATCGAGCACCAGGTGTCCAGCATCCTCACCGGGCTCTATTCCCTGGGCGGCCATCGCGACCGCGCGCTGATCGAATACCGGGTGACCCCCGACCAGATCTTCAGGAGCATCAGCTATGAGGGCGTGCCGGACATCCGCATCATCGTGCTGATGGGCTACCCGGTCATGGCCATGCTGCGCCTGCCGACCCGCCAGTCCAACGGCAAGGCCAACCTGCACCAGGGCGCCATCGGCGTCGGTGTCGACCTGGCGACTGGCCTGACCCTGCGCGGTACCTGGCTGAACAACATCATCAGCAAGCACCCTGACACCACCAACGCGGTGGACGGTGTGCAACTGCCAAACTGGGACGGCTTCATGAAGCTCGCCGCCGGCTGCTACGAGCTGTGTGGCCTGGGCTACATCGGCGTGGACATGGTGCTGGACCAGGACAAGGGCCCATTGATCCTCGAGCTCAACGCCCGCCCCGGACTGAACATCCAGATCGCCAATGATTGCGGCCTGACCACCCGGGCCCAGGCGGTGGAAGCGCACCTGGAAGAGCTGGCAGCGGCCGGCCTCAGCGAAACCGCGGAGGAGCGGGTGCGTTTCGTCCAAGGTCTGTTCGGCCATGTAGCTCCACGGAATGCCTGA
- the prpC gene encoding bifunctional 2-methylcitrate synthase/citrate synthase produces the protein MAEAKVLSGAGLRGQVAGQTALSTVGQAGAGLTYRGYDVRELAAEARFEEVAYLLLYGELPNATELAAYMGKLRTLRDLPQALKEVLERIPADAHPMDVMRTGCSFLGNIEPEGDFSRQHEATDRLLAAFPAIMCYWYRFSHEGKRIDCVTDEASLGGHFLHLLHGKAPSELHRKVMDVSLILYAEHEFNASTFTARVCASTLSDLFSCVTAAIGSLRGPLHGGANEAAMEMIERYGSAQEAIEGTLGMLARKDKIMGFGHAIYKDSDPRNEVIKGWSKQLADEVGDSVLFPVSEAIDKTMWEQKKLFPNADFYHASAYHFMGIPTKLFTPIFVCSRLTGWAAHVFEQRANNRIIRPSAEYTGVEQRKFVPIERR, from the coding sequence ATGGCTGAAGCAAAAGTACTGAGCGGTGCCGGCCTGCGTGGCCAGGTCGCCGGACAAACCGCCCTGTCCACCGTGGGCCAGGCTGGTGCCGGTCTGACCTATCGTGGTTATGACGTGCGTGAGCTGGCGGCCGAGGCGCGCTTCGAGGAGGTCGCCTACCTGCTGCTGTACGGCGAGCTGCCCAACGCCACCGAGCTGGCGGCCTACATGGGCAAGCTGCGCACCCTGCGCGACCTGCCCCAGGCGCTGAAAGAGGTGCTCGAGCGCATACCGGCCGATGCCCACCCGATGGACGTGATGCGCACCGGCTGCTCGTTCCTGGGCAACATCGAGCCGGAGGGCGACTTCTCCCGCCAGCACGAAGCCACCGACCGCCTGCTGGCCGCCTTCCCGGCGATCATGTGCTACTGGTATCGCTTCAGCCATGAAGGCAAGCGTATCGACTGCGTGACCGACGAGGCGTCCCTTGGCGGGCATTTCCTGCACCTGCTGCACGGCAAGGCGCCGAGCGAGCTGCATCGCAAGGTGATGGACGTGTCGCTGATCCTCTATGCGGAGCACGAGTTCAACGCCTCGACCTTTACCGCACGGGTCTGTGCCTCGACCCTGTCCGACCTGTTCTCCTGCGTCACCGCAGCCATCGGTTCGCTGCGCGGCCCGCTGCACGGCGGTGCCAACGAGGCGGCGATGGAGATGATCGAGCGCTATGGTTCGGCCCAGGAGGCCATCGAGGGCACCCTCGGCATGCTGGCGCGCAAGGACAAGATCATGGGCTTCGGCCATGCGATCTACAAGGACAGCGACCCGCGCAACGAGGTGATCAAGGGTTGGTCGAAGCAGCTCGCCGATGAAGTCGGTGACAGCGTGCTGTTCCCGGTGTCCGAGGCGATCGACAAGACCATGTGGGAACAGAAGAAACTGTTCCCCAACGCCGACTTCTACCATGCCTCGGCGTACCACTTCATGGGTATCCCGACCAAGCTGTTCACGCCGATCTTCGTCTGCTCGCGCCTGACCGGCTGGGCGGCGCATGTGTTCGAGCAGCGTGCCAACAACCGCATCATCCGTCCGAGCGCCGAGTACACCGGCGTCGAGCAGCGCAAGTTCGTGCCAATCGAGCGTCGCTGA
- a CDS encoding inactive transglutaminase family protein, whose protein sequence is MRSLTLHLKVLIAILVVLGISVTAYQIFVLGIPVTEDATDDLWNIDAKVEFVAASKDPVKIQMFVPPLSRDYVSLNESFISNNYGVSVNRADGNRKVTWSARRVSGKQTLYYRLVLTKRYTGEKPKVKGPTFRDSMAIEGPEKIAAEALMAPIRQHSADVETFISETIKRVNNLGDDNVKLLLAGDPSTPHKAQIIELLLSIAHVPLEKVHTIRLVADQPQTPELWLRSFNGNDWLYFNPDTGEQGLPEDRLVWWTGDDNLITVEGGKKASVNFSLNNSEMNAIRLAKLTDENSDANFLEYSLYGLPLQTQQTFMIMVMIPIGVLVILILRNLIGLQTLGTFTPVLIALAFRETQLGFGIVLFTIITALGLSLRSYLEHLKLQMLPRLSVVLTFVVVLIAAISLFSHKLGLERGLSVALFPMVILTMTIERLSITWEERGGGHAMKVAIGTLFAASLAHLIMSVPELVYFVFTFPAILLILVGFMLAMGRYRGYRLTELVRFKAFLKEDA, encoded by the coding sequence ATGCGTTCTCTTACCCTCCATCTGAAAGTCCTGATCGCCATCCTGGTGGTGCTCGGTATTTCGGTCACGGCCTATCAGATTTTCGTCCTGGGGATTCCGGTCACCGAAGATGCCACCGACGACCTGTGGAACATCGACGCCAAGGTCGAGTTCGTCGCCGCCAGCAAGGACCCGGTGAAGATCCAGATGTTCGTGCCGCCGCTGAGCCGTGACTACGTGAGCCTCAACGAGAGCTTCATCTCCAACAACTACGGGGTCAGCGTCAACCGTGCCGATGGCAATCGCAAGGTCACCTGGTCGGCCCGGCGGGTCAGCGGCAAGCAGACGCTCTACTATCGCCTGGTGCTGACCAAGCGCTATACCGGCGAAAAACCCAAGGTCAAGGGCCCGACCTTCCGTGACAGCATGGCCATCGAAGGCCCGGAAAAAATCGCTGCCGAAGCACTGATGGCGCCCATCCGCCAGCACTCGGCCGACGTCGAGACCTTCATCAGCGAAACCATCAAGCGCGTCAACAACCTGGGCGACGACAACGTCAAGCTGCTGCTGGCCGGCGATCCATCGACCCCGCACAAGGCACAGATCATCGAACTGCTGCTGTCGATTGCCCACGTACCGCTGGAAAAGGTCCACACCATCCGCCTGGTCGCCGACCAGCCGCAAACCCCGGAACTCTGGCTGCGCAGTTTCAACGGCAACGACTGGCTGTACTTCAACCCGGACACCGGCGAACAGGGCCTGCCTGAAGACCGCCTGGTCTGGTGGACCGGCGACGACAACCTGATCACCGTCGAGGGCGGCAAGAAGGCCAGCGTCAACTTCAGCCTGAACAACAGCGAGATGAACGCCATCCGCCTGGCCAAGCTGACCGACGAGAACTCCGACGCCAACTTCCTCGAATACTCGCTCTACGGCCTGCCGCTGCAGACCCAGCAGACCTTCATGATCATGGTGATGATCCCGATCGGCGTGCTGGTGATCCTGATCCTGCGCAACCTGATCGGCCTGCAGACCCTCGGCACCTTCACCCCGGTCCTGATCGCCCTGGCCTTTCGCGAGACCCAGCTGGGCTTCGGCATCGTGCTGTTCACCATCATCACCGCGCTCGGCCTGTCGCTACGCTCCTACCTGGAACACCTGAAGCTGCAGATGCTGCCGCGATTGTCGGTGGTGCTGACCTTCGTTGTGGTGCTGATCGCCGCCATCAGCCTGTTCAGCCACAAGCTCGGCCTGGAGCGCGGCCTCTCGGTCGCGTTGTTCCCGATGGTGATCCTGACCATGACCATCGAGCGCCTGTCCATCACCTGGGAGGAACGCGGCGGCGGCCATGCGATGAAAGTCGCGATCGGCACCCTGTTCGCCGCCTCGCTGGCACATCTGATCATGAGCGTGCCGGAACTGGTGTACTTCGTCTTCACCTTCCCGGCGATCCTGCTGATCCTGGTGGGCTTCATGCTGGCCATGGGACGCTATCGCGGCTACCGCCTGACCGAACTGGTGCGTTTCAAGGCCTTTCTCAAGGAAGACGCCTGA
- a CDS encoding GntR family transcriptional regulator gives MLENLESLAAPQEDSETLSENVFRRIQAAIVKGEIAPGSKISEPELARTYGISRGPLREAIHRLEGQRLLVRVPHVGARVVSLSHAELIELYEIRESLEGMACRLAAERMTREEIEELRQVLHTHERDAAFQAGVGYYQQEGDFDFHYRIIQGAGNRTLTQMLCGELYQLVRMYRIQFSATPNRPRQAFAEHHRILDAIADRDGELAELLMRRHIGASKRNIARHYQDGAKPTATPRGES, from the coding sequence ATGCTGGAAAATCTGGAGTCGCTGGCCGCTCCCCAGGAAGATTCGGAAACGCTTTCCGAGAACGTCTTCCGGCGCATCCAGGCTGCCATCGTGAAGGGCGAGATCGCTCCGGGCAGCAAGATTTCCGAGCCGGAACTGGCACGCACCTACGGTATCAGCCGTGGCCCGCTGCGCGAGGCCATCCACCGCCTGGAAGGGCAGCGCCTGTTGGTGCGGGTGCCTCATGTCGGGGCGCGGGTGGTTTCGCTCAGCCATGCCGAACTGATCGAACTCTATGAGATCCGCGAGTCCCTGGAGGGCATGGCCTGCCGTCTTGCCGCCGAGCGCATGACCCGCGAAGAGATCGAGGAACTGCGCCAGGTGCTGCATACCCACGAACGCGATGCGGCGTTCCAGGCGGGTGTCGGCTACTACCAGCAGGAAGGCGATTTCGACTTCCACTACCGGATTATCCAGGGGGCCGGCAACCGCACCCTGACCCAGATGCTCTGCGGCGAGCTCTACCAGCTCGTGCGCATGTACCGCATCCAGTTTTCCGCGACCCCCAACCGGCCACGCCAGGCCTTTGCCGAGCACCATCGGATTCTCGATGCGATTGCCGATCGTGATGGTGAACTGGCCGAACTGCTGATGCGCCGTCACATCGGCGCCTCGAAACGCAATATTGCGCGTCACTACCAGGACGGCGCCAAACCGACAGCCACTCCACGAGGTGAGTCATGA
- the prpB gene encoding methylisocitrate lyase has translation MSQGSNKNTPGQRFRDAVASEHPLQVVGTINANHALLAKRAGFKAIYLSGGGVAAGSLGLPDLGISGLDDVLTDVRRITDVCDLPLLVDVDTGFGSSAFNVARTVRSMSKFGAAAIHIEDQVGAKRCGHRPNKEIVSQQEMVDRIKAAVDARLDDSFVIMARTDALAVEGLEAALDRAAACIEAGADMIFPEAITELEMYKLFANRVKAPILANITEFGATPLYTTEQLASVDVSLVLYPLSAFRAMNKAAENVYTAIRRDGTQQNVIDTMQTRMELYDRIDYHAFEQKLDALFAQKKG, from the coding sequence ATGAGTCAGGGTTCCAACAAAAACACGCCCGGTCAGCGTTTCCGCGATGCGGTCGCCAGCGAGCATCCACTGCAGGTGGTCGGCACGATCAACGCCAACCACGCCCTGCTGGCCAAGCGCGCCGGTTTCAAGGCGATCTACCTGTCGGGTGGCGGGGTCGCGGCCGGCTCCCTCGGCCTGCCTGACCTGGGCATCTCCGGCCTGGATGACGTGCTGACCGACGTGCGACGCATCACCGATGTCTGCGACCTGCCGCTGTTGGTGGATGTCGACACCGGTTTCGGTTCCTCGGCCTTCAACGTCGCGCGTACCGTGCGCTCGATGAGCAAGTTCGGCGCGGCGGCGATCCATATCGAGGACCAGGTCGGGGCCAAGCGCTGCGGCCACCGGCCGAACAAGGAAATCGTTTCCCAGCAGGAAATGGTCGATCGCATCAAGGCGGCCGTTGACGCGCGCCTCGACGACAGCTTCGTGATCATGGCGCGCACCGACGCGCTGGCGGTCGAAGGCCTGGAAGCCGCGCTGGACCGCGCAGCGGCCTGCATCGAGGCCGGTGCCGACATGATTTTCCCGGAAGCCATCACCGAACTGGAGATGTACAAGCTGTTCGCCAACCGGGTGAAGGCGCCGATCCTGGCCAATATCACCGAGTTCGGCGCGACGCCGCTGTACACCACCGAACAGCTGGCATCCGTCGACGTATCGCTGGTGCTGTACCCGCTGTCGGCGTTCCGCGCCATGAACAAGGCGGCGGAAAACGTCTACACCGCGATTCGTCGCGATGGCACCCAGCAGAACGTGATCGACACCATGCAGACCCGCATGGAGCTCTACGATCGCATCGACTACCACGCCTTCGAGCAGAAGCTCGATGCGTTGTTCGCCCAGAAGAAGGGCTGA
- the acnD gene encoding Fe/S-dependent 2-methylisocitrate dehydratase AcnD has protein sequence MNTQYRKPLPGSHLDFFDARAAVDAIQPGAYATLPYTSRVLAENLVRRCEPATLTDSLKQLIERKRDLDFPWFPARVVCHDILGQTALVDLAGLRDAIASQGGDPAQVNPVVPTQLIVDHSLAVECGGFDPDAFAKNRAIEDRRNEDRFHFIDWTKKAFKNVDVIPPGNGIMHQINLEKMSPVIQARDGVAFPDTCVGTDSHTPHVDALGVIAIGVGGLEAESVMLGRASWMRLPEIVGVELTGKLQPGITATDMVLALTEFLRKQKVVGAYLEFFGEGASALTLGDRATISNMAPEYGATAAMFYIDQQTIDYLKLTGREDAQVQLVETYARESGLWADSLQGVQYERGLQFDLSSVVRNMAGPSNPHARVATSDLAAKGIAGQWSEVPGQMPDGAVIIAAITSCTNTSNPRNVIAAGLLARNANRLGLTRKPWVKSSLAPGSRAVALYLDEAGLTQELEQLGFGVVAFACTTCNGMSGALDPVIQQEIIDRDLYATAVLSGNRNFDGRIHPYAKQAFLASPPLVVAYAIAGTIRFDIEKDVLGRDADGQEIRLKDIWPSDEEIDAMVKASVKPEQFRKVYTPMFAIHEDNGPKVEPLYDWRPMSTYIRRPPYWEGALAGARPLKGMRPLAVLPDNITTDHLSPSNAILLDSAAGEYLAKMGLPEEDFNSYATHRGDHLTAQRATFANPKLFNEMVQENGKVKQGSLARVEPEGQVMRMWEAIETYMDRKQSLIIIAGADYGQGSSRDWAAKGVRLAGVEAIVAEGFERIHRTNLVGMGVLPLEFKPGTDRKTLGIDGTETFDVIGERTPRATLTLVIRRRDGERVEVPVTCRLDTAEEVSIYEAGGVLQRFAQDFLQSASAR, from the coding sequence ATGAATACCCAATACCGTAAACCGTTGCCCGGCAGTCACCTGGACTTCTTCGATGCCCGTGCGGCGGTCGATGCGATCCAGCCCGGGGCCTACGCCACGCTGCCCTACACCTCCCGCGTCCTGGCTGAGAACCTGGTGCGGCGCTGCGAGCCGGCGACGCTGACCGACTCCCTCAAGCAACTGATCGAACGCAAGCGCGACCTGGATTTTCCCTGGTTCCCGGCCCGCGTGGTCTGCCACGACATCCTCGGCCAGACCGCGCTGGTCGACCTGGCCGGCCTGCGGGATGCCATTGCCTCCCAGGGCGGTGATCCGGCCCAGGTCAACCCGGTGGTACCGACCCAACTGATCGTCGACCACTCGCTGGCGGTGGAATGCGGTGGTTTCGATCCGGATGCGTTCGCCAAGAACCGCGCCATCGAGGACCGTCGCAACGAGGATCGTTTCCACTTCATCGACTGGACCAAGAAGGCGTTCAAGAACGTCGACGTGATCCCGCCGGGCAACGGCATCATGCACCAGATCAACCTGGAGAAGATGTCCCCGGTGATCCAGGCGCGTGACGGCGTGGCCTTCCCCGATACCTGCGTCGGTACCGACAGCCACACCCCGCACGTCGATGCGCTGGGCGTGATCGCCATCGGTGTCGGCGGCCTGGAAGCCGAGAGCGTGATGCTGGGTCGTGCTTCCTGGATGCGCCTGCCGGAGATCGTTGGCGTCGAGCTGACCGGCAAGTTGCAACCGGGTATCACCGCTACCGACATGGTGCTGGCGCTGACCGAGTTCCTGCGCAAGCAGAAGGTGGTCGGGGCCTACCTGGAGTTCTTCGGCGAAGGCGCCAGTGCGCTGACCCTGGGCGACCGTGCGACTATCTCCAACATGGCCCCGGAGTACGGCGCCACGGCGGCGATGTTCTACATCGACCAGCAGACCATCGACTACCTGAAGCTCACCGGTCGTGAGGATGCGCAGGTGCAACTGGTCGAAACCTACGCCCGCGAGAGTGGCCTGTGGGCCGACAGCCTCCAGGGCGTGCAGTACGAGCGCGGCCTGCAGTTCGACCTGTCTTCGGTGGTGCGCAACATGGCCGGCCCCAGCAACCCGCATGCCCGCGTCGCCACCAGCGACCTGGCGGCCAAGGGCATCGCCGGGCAGTGGAGCGAAGTGCCGGGGCAGATGCCCGACGGCGCGGTGATCATCGCCGCCATCACCAGTTGCACCAACACCAGCAACCCGCGCAACGTCATCGCCGCCGGCCTGCTGGCGCGCAACGCCAACAGGCTGGGCCTGACCCGCAAGCCGTGGGTCAAGTCGTCGCTGGCGCCGGGCTCCCGGGCGGTTGCGCTGTACCTGGATGAAGCCGGCTTGACCCAGGAACTGGAGCAACTGGGCTTTGGCGTGGTGGCCTTCGCCTGCACCACCTGCAACGGCATGTCCGGCGCGCTGGACCCGGTGATCCAGCAGGAAATCATCGATCGTGACCTCTACGCCACGGCGGTGCTCTCCGGTAACCGCAACTTCGACGGGCGTATCCATCCGTACGCCAAGCAGGCATTCCTGGCGTCACCGCCGCTGGTGGTGGCCTACGCGATTGCCGGGACCATCCGTTTCGATATCGAGAAGGACGTGCTGGGGCGCGATGCCGACGGCCAGGAAATCCGCCTCAAGGACATCTGGCCGAGCGACGAGGAAATCGATGCAATGGTCAAGGCTTCGGTCAAGCCGGAGCAGTTCCGCAAGGTCTATACGCCGATGTTCGCCATTCACGAGGACAACGGTCCGAAGGTCGAGCCGCTCTATGACTGGCGGCCGATGAGCACCTATATCCGTCGTCCGCCGTACTGGGAAGGCGCCCTGGCCGGGGCCCGACCGCTCAAGGGCATGCGCCCGCTGGCGGTGCTGCCGGACAACATCACCACCGATCACCTGTCGCCGTCCAACGCTATCCTGCTGGACAGTGCGGCCGGTGAGTACCTGGCGAAAATGGGCCTGCCGGAGGAGGACTTCAACTCCTACGCCACCCACCGCGGCGACCACCTCACTGCCCAGCGCGCGACGTTCGCCAACCCGAAACTGTTCAACGAAATGGTTCAGGAGAACGGCAAGGTCAAGCAGGGCTCCCTGGCGCGGGTCGAGCCGGAAGGCCAGGTCATGCGCATGTGGGAAGCCATCGAGACCTACATGGACCGCAAGCAGTCCTTGATCATCATCGCCGGCGCCGACTACGGCCAGGGTTCGTCCCGTGACTGGGCGGCCAAGGGCGTCCGGCTGGCGGGGGTCGAGGCGATCGTCGCCGAAGGCTTCGAGCGCATCCACCGGACCAACCTGGTCGGCATGGGCGTGTTGCCGCTGGAGTTCAAGCCGGGCACCGATCGCAAGACCCTTGGCATCGACGGCACCGAGACGTTCGACGTGATCGGCGAGCGTACGCCGCGGGCGACCCTGACCCTGGTCATCCGGCGCAGGGACGGCGAGCGTGTCGAGGTGCCAGTGACCTGCAGGCTGGATACCGCCGAAGAGGTCTCGATCTACGAGGCGGGCGGTGTGCTGCAGCGTTTTGCGCAGGACTTCCTCCAGTCGGCGAGCGCACGCTGA
- a CDS encoding ATP-dependent zinc protease family protein — protein MRLKPFPLLLLLLFCLPGLASAAGKTVYGLNEYATLDGIDLEVAAKLDTGAKTASLSARDIKRFKRNGESWVRFYLAIDTAHSHPIELPLARVSKIKRRSGDYDPDEDKAYTARPVITLNVCMGSALRTIEVNLTDRSAFQYPLLIGSEALKRFDALVDPSLKYAAGKPACIADAQTAE, from the coding sequence ATGAGACTCAAGCCCTTCCCTCTACTGCTCTTGCTTCTTTTCTGCCTGCCAGGCCTCGCCAGCGCGGCGGGAAAGACCGTGTACGGCCTGAACGAGTACGCGACCCTGGACGGTATCGACCTGGAAGTCGCGGCCAAGCTCGACACCGGTGCCAAGACGGCCTCCCTGAGTGCCCGTGACATCAAGCGTTTCAAGCGTAACGGTGAAAGCTGGGTACGTTTCTACCTGGCCATCGATACGGCGCATTCACACCCCATCGAACTGCCGTTGGCACGGGTCAGCAAGATCAAGCGCCGCTCCGGCGACTACGACCCGGACGAGGACAAGGCTTACACCGCCCGCCCGGTGATCACCCTGAATGTCTGCATGGGCAGCGCCCTGCGCACCATCGAAGTGAACTTGACCGACCGAAGTGCTTTCCAATACCCGCTCCTGATTGGCTCCGAGGCGCTCAAGCGCTTCGATGCGCTGGTAGACCCCAGCCTTAAATACGCTGCCGGCAAGCCCGCCTGCATCGCCGACGCTCAAACCGCCGAGTAA